A window of Aedes aegypti strain LVP_AGWG unplaced genomic scaffold, AaegL5.0 Primary Assembly AGWG_AaegL5_hic_scaff_695_PBJ_arrow, whole genome shotgun sequence genomic DNA:
AAAAAGTCTCTGTCACTGTTTCgccgtccgatgacagtgaAGGAAGTACCTACACTGAACGAAAGCTTCTGCCGTGTaatgaatgatttgtaattcaCATGGCTACCAATCTTCATATTctttattttgaatgaaaatggaaCAATATGATGCATCCATCGTCAATTGAACGAAAATCATCCGATTCTAAGATGATTTCTTATCTATTTCCGTATGAAGTTAAGCAGGTAGTTGAGTTATACTAGTAGAAATGAATAACATCCGACTTTTGACGGATTGTAATTTCTTCCATGCCCTGAatcgaaaatcattcaattatagTCTCACATATCATACAAAACTTTAATGATCCTAGATAGAAAATCATCCTTGTTGACAGTCTTAATTTAAGTATGGCGCCAGCAGCGTGCTCAGTCAGAACTTCTTCGTAAATTTTGCAGGTAATTGCATATTATGGTGGAATAATCATTATTTGTACCGTTATTTAGCATTTTGTTACTCTTAAAGGCTCGTTTAAATGCCGATGCCGTAGTTCAGCCACTCAAGCTCAAGGATTTTGGAGAATAAACAACACTCAGCATGTTTGCGGTAGGCTGGCATCTTTTCCGGCAGTCAAGACTAAACATTATTTACCATCACTTATTCTAATAAAACTCCACGCTGAAACGTGTAAGAAATAAACTATATATAATTTTATTCTATCTCGTAATTATTAAACAGTATGCAATGGGGTTTGTTTACATCTATGAATGATGATCATTCAAATTTATCCAGTTTCTAGAGGGATGGAAATCATTCCAAGattggatgattttcattcggtgcgatatgtaaacagatgatttcaacgaagatgaaaatcatccggaatgtgtctgaaaataggtatggggctcggatgaggcaaaaatcattcaattcgtggcgggagatttcgttcagtgtatcTATGTAAAAGTCGCACGACGTTTTCTATTTACATTGACGATTTCCAGCCCTGTGCCGGACCAATACGAAGCATGAGGACTGAGTTTTATTAAATTGAATTTGCGAGCTGCATTGTCAACATGGCTGCCGAAACGAATGATggactacttagccttaacttaATATTGATTCGGTGGtcgtcttgccccatagtgaTAAAAAAACGTTATTTTGGAAGATATTCGAGAAGCTTTAaactaaaactttcaaaatttcttttcattttcaatGACACAGTGTTATGAgaagatgtgaaactaagatcATGATACTAAATTGGTGGATTTGATAAGCTTTGAACAAAGTAAGATAACACAAAAGCTTAAGGTGGCATACTTGCCTCAAATTCAACTATCAGCAAGAATCCTGAAGAGATCACAGAGGAATTTTATGGTtaacccttcttttttgttcatgGTAGCACAGATGATCCACCGATTTTCGACTACCCAAACCGAATTGGTACGAATATCTCGATTATCATTGGTATATTTTTATATGCTCATTTGTCTCATAAAGTATTGAAATCACCTTAGGTTAcatactattgaaaaacaagaaactAACTATTGatttacaatgattttttttttcacaatgatTTGGAATAATTTTGCATATTTGCAACAAAATTGGTTCAAGCGCTTATTTCAAAAACGTTGTTTAGCAAATAAATTGTCGAACAAATCTGTGGGAAAAAGGGGTAAATcttttaaggaatttttccttttttattgttgaaggaaaccctggaggaatttctagaaggagaaatttcttgaaggattggCTGCCTGGAATAATATAGAAGGAATCAAATAATCCGGTATTCTGGTAAATAATATAAGTGTTTTTAAAAACAAGTTGAGTTGGAGTCAGATTTATAGCAAACAGTTGGGTAAATGTTGACGAAAAAGGAAGATGGAGTCATGTTTACCCGATGTGACTCAGTGATACAACTCCGAACCGgtggaattttccaaaaaatccactGATCATCGCAAAACTAAACATCTATACGATTCCATTGGACGAAATACCGTCAAAAATTGTATAAATAGCACCCTTTAGGATTTTCTATTTGCTGGGCGGatacaagtatttttttttcttaaattcttataaaaattcctgaaggtcgTATCTTTGGAGAACTCCTAAAAACATTCTGAAGATTCCtctatgaaataaatgattaattccttcataaattcaGCAATGTTTGGAGGAATTCGTATTCATAAAGCAATCCTTTTAGGAGCatgtggatgaattcttcaaCGAGGAATCTACAGAGCATTTTCTAGTTGAATCGCTAGAAGGATTCCTGGTGGATTCGTTAGAAAATTGCAACTGGAAATTATAGAGTTATCCTTGCGagatttcttgcagaaattcggaaaaaaaattaTCGGAGCAAAAATGCAGGAATCTTAGGAGGAATCCCTAGGAAAATCCATAATAGATTCCTTGGAATGATTATTGGAGGAATCTGTAGACTGGActcttctggagaaatcttcttcttcttggcattacgtcctcattgggacagagcctgcttctcagcttagtgttcaatgatcacttccacagttattaattgagagctttctttgccaaagttgccatattCGTATTCGAATATCGTgtagcaagtacgatgatactctatgcccaagtaagtcaatgaaatttccattacgaaaagatcctggaccgaccgggaatcgaacccagacaccttcagcatggctttgctttgcagccgcggactctaaccactcggctaaggaaggcccatctGGAGTAATATCGTATGCATAATCCCTAGTTCTATAATCGATCATCTCAAGCATTAATGGAAAGTGAGTAAAATTCAGTTCATTTTGGTGTGTCTctaaaattggattattctataTAATGAGAATAAGGATTATGCAAAAATGACGTCCACAAATTTTCCTAGATTTCAGCTTTGAATAGAATGGAATATGCTAATCtcgggcttcccaaattatggatttgtgtcgctccgcttgttgctggctcacttggttgtaaaaaaaaagtagggtagaagcaccggtttgtagccataggggattatacaccgttttacatagctaatcaacatgaaaccttttgtgttcagaattttagcTCCCATACatctaatttggccagggcactcctaatttggccagggcactcctaatttggccccTCTCATAAAAACAAAACGATTGGctaatttaggaaccgaagataaatctctggccgaaactggttccgttggcctatattgaccaacggcattttcaataaaaaaaaaatggttttatctcagttttgatattttatacacATATAATGGAttaaaagcttgcatttgacatatttgtagtataaatacggcttcccatttcatttgtattgacattttctcttaggctggccaaaccggtgcttttaccttGCGACGACAAGAGGTGCCccgaatccatattttggggagcaagggTTCTACtatactgaaatgaattttattgtggAAACTattgaatccatggtaaaattaagaactgcaccaacgattttcaaccgactgcattcatctgttaactctaccaaaacatagtcaacatcactacacaagaaaatttcttttgttgatttaaccagagttgtagtatttttgactaggaacattcttgatttgagaagtttagcatcatacttttgaccacactgtgttgtacggtgagtgtcacggattgaaatacaatgctttgtagtggatgctactatggacatagtcaaatttactgcactgctcagtgattttcaccagattataataaacttaacagatttttgtagtcggttgaaaatagttggtgcagttcttaattctaccatggattcggtatatttgtttgcgtgtaccaaatttcttctttcaatcTCACGAATTTCATGTTCTGTCACACATGGCTATCTTAAGCCCCTACATTCGTATTCAATAAGTAAAGCAGTCAGTTTTCATTACAAAAACtttagacattcatgttttGATTCACACGACAATCTTATGTTGATACCGTGAATGACGAAATTCATATGGCTACCAAACTCGAGTCATGTGGTTTTCTTATTGCGCAAATAtgtaagtaaaacacacgaccttgacgtgtggATTTTTTCCAGTGTATATAATAATCCATTTTACGAGCTGTTTAACTGGTTTAACTGATCGCTAATTTTATGAATGACATTTTGACAGAAGGCGGTGTCGTAGCgtttgaaagtaacagcaatatcatcagtgttgtcgtttcgtaaaatggactatggaCATCCCCATGTTTCCAGTATAAATAACTTACTTACAGATAGGGAatccgtcctgatttagcaggacatgtcctgatttCAGCTTTTTTTAGCTTAAATTGTTTGCACATCTTTTCGAAAATACATGAAATGTCCTGATTTTCTCTACTGATCAGATGGTATCCCTCTTGCTTACCTGTTTGCCACGGAATTCTATCTGGAAATTCTTAGCCGACTCCTGGGTCACTCGTCCACCGAAGTCCAGTTGATACACTTGGCTGTTTTCATTCCACATGGGAGCCTTATTGTGCATAACGAATTCTCGTCTCACTGGAGCCTGCGGCTGAAAGGAACTCGTAATTCCATTTGGCTCAATTTTACCACGTTTTAGCTACAAAACAATATAATAAcggaaataagtttttcaaccatttttgatAGACTAATTCTCACCTTTTGTCGGAGTTGAGCCTTTTGAAACGTTTCCAAGTCACGATACTGCTTGTTGTTGTTACTCCCACTTCCTCCGCTACTGTCGTCTGTCTGGGTCAACAATTGATTTTCATCGTCAGAGCTTTCCGTATGCTGCTTCTTCCGCTGCCTCCGATTCAGTAGCGGTGAATTCAATATATGACGAATAGGCGAAGCACTTTGGTGACGTTTGCTCTTTTTACTCGGAGCAGGTGAAGCCGGTGAACTGCGTGGCAAACGAGAATTCGACGGAGATGAGGGTGGCGTTAGACGGCCTTCGTCAAGATCCCTCAGCCGGCTGATGATGTTTTCAAGGGTGGTCAAAGCTTGCGTGTGAAGCGAAACCGAAGCTTTCTGCTCAACGGGAGTAATTTCCACTGGTTGAAGGGATGGTCCCTCGCCATTGTTGTTTTCTATACTTGGACCAGGACAACTATCGTTGCGACGATGTCGCCGAGGTGATTCGTCTTTTCGTCTGCTTTTTCGACTTTCGCCGTTTTCACTTTTACTTGTTTCGGACTTGCGAGCCATTACTGGAGTGCTGCTTTCACTCTGCAATTTTGACGAGTCGGTTCTATTCAAGGAACGATGTCTTCGACTAAATAGAGGACTGTCGGTAAAGCTTGTAACTATCTCGAAATTTTTCCTAATTTTGGACTTCGGCGTGCTACACGATCCATTAGTATCTCCATtactattgttgtttttcttgtCGTTAGTAGTTTTCGTTCCACTGGTTCCACTAGAGGTATCCTTAAGTACCAATTCTCCGTTATTACTATAAACTGAACTAATGTATTGCTCAAGTATTGATCGCTTGGCTTTGGGGGGAGCTTGTGGAGGTTTCGCGCTTATTATATCTACGTAAATGTGGTTTTGGTGGTCTTCTATACTATTATTTTCTTTGTCTACTCCATTGGAAGTTCCTCCATTCTTTCGGCACTTCACACATACTGTTTCTGTGGAGTTAACAGTCGGAGAAATCGTTTTACATATAGAACAAGATTTTGGCTTCTCCTTCCGATTGAGAATAGGTGTTTTGGAAATAGGTAGAATAGGGCCTGTTACTcctggaaatttcattgatggTCTTCGTTTTGTTGATGCTGCGGAGGATGATCCAGTTGGCGCATTCGGACGCATTCGATCGGTCTGATCCGACGAAGAGTATTCAGTTTCATTCTCTGAAAGCTCGTTCACTTTGGGCATCTGCCGGAAAAGATTTATCAGGTCTCGGTTCAAATTGGGCGAATCCTGCAGTATGTCACACGAGTCTAAACTTTTAGATTTGCAACCTTGGCGCAGTTTTGCTTTCTTCATATCATCAAAATTACGACGGTACTTTTTCTGCCGCTTCTTATCAACCAAAACTAACCGTTTATAAGGAGTTTCTTTACGCATCATCGTAAGTACAGCATCACTAGGGACAATTTCCATATTATCTAGATAGCCTACACTACAGCTACGTGTGATAGACTCTGGAATACCACTCGCCACAACAGGAGTCATTGAAATTACGGTCGGAGTGCGTTTCATGATAGCACCAGATGGGTTACTGCTGCAGTTGCTAGTTCCACTGGTGCTAGGCTCTGGAACAACTGGCGTAGCAGAGGTAGATGGAGTTTCTTCGTCgatgtattttaaattttgcttcttcggaGTTCCATGCTTACTACCACTACCCGTGGAATGTGACGAGTCTCTACTACTACTATTGTTAGCTTTGGCTTCTATCCGTTCCAAATTGAGATTTAGATTTAATGGTACCGGGTTGACGTGAGACTGATTGTTGGTACGACTATGATCCGAGGACATAATGGCGTTTTTCACCTGAACAACATTGTTAACGTAATCCGTATTACTTGAATAACTCATAAGGGTAGTTTGTCCGGCTGGTGGTCTATCAAAAATAATATCACTAGGAGCTACAGCATTCTTCGGTGACTGTAGCGTTGGAACGGAACCTTCGCAGTACAGTGGAGATATGGCAACACGTGATTGACTACTAGACGCAGATGATGGTCTACTGCATTGGCTAACTAAACTAGAATAACTAATTCCTTGACGGGGAGGATTTGCAACAGTGCGTGACGGTTCTCCATCTGGTCCATCGGTGTCATCTTCATAGGATTCGGCACGAGCTAGAGGGCCAAGATGAGGCAATGGAGGACGACCGTTGGAGGCAGATGCCAGCGAAGAAGGTGTTTGACGACGCGGTCGAGAAGGAAATCGATTTGGACGAGGTGACATAGGGGCTATCGGAGGAGCGGTTTCTACAAGTTTGCGACCACCAGAACCAAAATGAGTTTGATTGtgttcttcttcatcttctgaAAATATGTTGGGATTAAAGTTCGGGTCCGGCCCAGTTGGGAAATCATCCCGAAGTTCAGTAATAACTAAGGTCATTTGGCGTGGTTGTAGGTGAAGTAAAGACGTTTTATAAGTAACTTGACCAAGATTTGCCGGAAGTGTTTTTGCTAAACCGTGAATTTTAAACTTAGTTCCCCAGATATTTGACGTGACTTCCACCAGTTTGACATGCTGTAAAATAAGATAAATCATGTAAGAATGACTTTAAACTATTATATGATATAAGAACAAACCTCTGGTAATGTATCCAGGTATGCCAATTCCTCGTTATTCTCAGTAGAATCAGAGTTTTGATTAGGAGAGCGATCGCTATTACTCGGTTGTCGCTTTTTAGTTCGTGCTTTTCGTTTTCTGGACAATCGAGGCGAACCTGCAATGACAGACAATGTTAGCAATacattttttcgaacatcgaaTGATAATACTCACGACAACCTTCTTCTATATCACTTTCCGAACTGTCTGATCTTCCGGTGGTCCCACTCGTCGAATGACTGGACGCTGATGAACTTTTTGAAGTTGTGATCGTTGAATCTGATGAGTAGGTGACGTAAGAGGATATTTCTGTAAGTGAAAAATGGGATCGCATCTTCCATGTTCTGTTCGCCTTATAACGTGTACTTACCATCGATCTGTGGATCAAATATCACAAATTCCGGCCGGATTTTCGACGTCCTTTTGCCTTTGAGAAGCGGAACTAAACCTCCAAGAAATTCCAGGTACAATGTGTAACAAGTACCAGAACTTTGATTTGCGTCTTCATCATGTCGGATCATCGTACAATGTAACCGGGTCGAACACACTGGTGGTCGAGACACAAATTCTCGTAAATATTTCAGATCCGGAACACAGCactaaataagtaaaatattgaTTAAATCTTTTTAGCATATTTCTCACGTTGAAGCTAACTAACCCGAATGGTTTGGGCGAAAAGATTGCCAATCAGTGCTTTGATTCGACCTGGTAGTGGTAATTTGGGCAGCATGGCTTCTGAAGTTAGCGAAGATTGTACTTGTAGTCGACAAAACAATTGCAAAGATGCAACCCTTCGCGACACCCATGCGATGTGAACCTGTGTTCCCGTAGCAATAAATATTCGTTTGTCGTTGTGACCCCACGTTAGGGCAGATACTGGAgtctaaaataaatgtttattaGTTTTAGCACTCTTTATGATTAATTTATCAAGTATACCGTAGTGCAAGGTATTTTAGCTGTGTATAGTAGATTTCCTGATTCTGTGTAAAACTTCAGAAGATTATTGTACACTGGCATTGCAGGTGTTTCAGTCGTTTCCGATTCAGCGGCTATTTCACTACCAGCCACAGCCAATAACTCACGCGAATTACTCCACTCCATCACAAAGCCTAGATTTCCGTTCATTTCCGTATGTATGTGACAAGGCGAAACATCATCGAAAGACTTCAGTAAGTAAATGTATCCATTCTGGAAGCTTACTGCTAACACAAAAGAGCGTTTGGCTAAAACAAAAGATAAAATCTTATTAGTATGACCTAATTTATAAGTGCATGTTTTCGACAAAACTTACAAGCATTTGTAACTCCTGGTTCCGTGTCTTCACCTTCCTCCATTTTGAACTTTTCGCATGACCATGCCATTGCAGTGATTCCGGTATCCGAACCAAGCTGAACCTGTGAAACCATCGCCCCGTGCACGTCCATCACAATTATCTGGCCCTGCGTTGTGCCAAAATACACCTGCTGATCGTCTGGCGTCCAGATTCCGCACGTGATAGTAGCATCCAGGTTCAGCATTGATGACCAGTACCGTTGTCCAGCGACGGAGCCAACCAACACGAAACCATCCTGGGAATAGAAATGAAGTTTTTTTGTAGTACCAATAAACAGGAAATCACgctaatgttaaaaaaatgtgtttagaATTATTGCTTTATTGGTGGAACTAGCTCACTCAAGCAGAAAGTTCCCCGACAAAGGGATGTTTTCCAAAACCGATAACGTTACGCGTTATTATTCGCGGGTGGCCTGTGAGTATCGGAGTCAGAACAGTTCCGGTTCACTAGCTCTCGACGATACAATTCAAC
This region includes:
- the LOC110681307 gene encoding tubby-related protein 4-like isoform X1; protein product: MALICYQDGFVLVGSVAGQRYWSSMLNLDATITCGIWTPDDQQVYFGTTQGQIIVMDVHGAMVSQVQLGSDTGITAMAWSCEKFKMEEGEDTEPGVTNASKRSFVLAVSFQNGYIYLLKSFDDVSPCHIHTEMNGNLGFVMEWSNSRELLAVAGSEIAAESETTETPAMPVYNNLLKFYTESGNLLYTAKIPCTTTPVSALTWGHNDKRIFIATGTQVHIAWVSRRVASLQLFCRLQVQSSLTSEAMLPKLPLPGRIKALIGNLFAQTIRCCVPDLKYLREFVSRPPVCSTRLHCTMIRHDEDANQSSGTCYTLYLEFLGGLVPLLKGKRTSKIRPEFVIFDPQIDDSTITTSKSSSASSHSTSGTTGRSDSSESDIEEGCRSPRLSRKRKARTKKRQPSNSDRSPNQNSDSTENNEELAYLDTLPEHVKLVEVTSNIWGTKFKIHGLAKTLPANLGQVTYKTSLLHLQPRQMTLVITELRDDFPTGPDPNFNPNIFSEDEEEHNQTHFGSGGRKLVETAPPIAPMSPRPNRFPSRPRRQTPSSLASASNGRPPLPHLGPLARAESYEDDTDGPDGEPSRTVANPPRQGISYSSLVSQCSRPSSASSSQSRVAISPLYCEGSVPTLQSPKNAVAPSDIIFDRPPAGQTTLMSYSSNTDYVNNVVQVKNAIMSSDHSRTNNQSHVNPVPLNLNLNLERIEAKANNSSSRDSSHSTGSGSKHGTPKKQNLKYIDEETPSTSATPVVPEPSTSGTSNCSSNPSGAIMKRTPTVISMTPVVASGIPESITRSCSVGYLDNMEIVPSDAVLTMMRKETPYKRLVLVDKKRQKKYRRNFDDMKKAKLRQGCKSKSLDSCDILQDSPNLNRDLINLFRQMPKVNELSENETEYSSSDQTDRMRPNAPTGSSSAASTKRRPSMKFPGVTGPILPISKTPILNRKEKPKSCSICKTISPTVNSTETVCVKCRKNGGTSNGVDKENNSIEDHQNHIYVDIISAKPPQAPPKAKRSILEQYISSVYSNNGELVLKDTSSGTSGTKTTNDKKNNNSNGDTNGSCSTPKSKIRKNFEIVTSFTDSPLFSRRHRSLNRTDSSKLQSESSTPVMARKSETSKSENGESRKSRRKDESPRRHRRNDSCPGPSIENNNGEGPSLQPVEITPVEQKASVSLHTQALTTLENIISRLRDLDEGRLTPPSSPSNSRLPRSSPASPAPSKKSKRHQSASPIRHILNSPLLNRRQRKKQHTESSDDENQLLTQTDDSSGGSGSNNNKQYRDLETFQKAQLRQKLKRGKIEPNGITSSFQPQAPVRREFVMHNKAPMWNENSQVYQLDFGGRVTQESAKNFQIEFRGKQVMQFGRIDGNAYTLDFQYPFSALQAFAVALANVTQRLK
- the LOC110681307 gene encoding tubby-related protein 4-like isoform X2, with translation MALICYQDGFVLVGSVAGQRYWSSMLNLDATITCGIWTPDDQQVYFGTTQGQIIVMDVHGAMVSQVQLGSDTGITAMAWSCEKFKMEEGEDTEPGVTNASKRSFVLAVSFQNGYIYLLKSFDDVSPCHIHTEMNGNLGFVMEWSNSRELLAVAGSEIAAESETTETPAMPVYNNLLKFYTESGNLLYTAKIPCTTTPVSALTWGHNDKRIFIATGTQVHIAWVSRRVASLQLFCRLQVQSSLTSEAMLPKLPLPGRIKALIGNLFAQTIRCCVPDLKYLREFVSRPPVCSTRLHCTMIRHDEDANQSSGTCYTLYLEFLGGLVPLLKGKRTSKIRPEFVIFDPQIDEISSYVTYSSDSTITTSKSSSASSHSTSGTTGRSDSSESDIEEGSPRLSRKRKARTKKRQPSNSDRSPNQNSDSTENNEELAYLDTLPEHVKLVEVTSNIWGTKFKIHGLAKTLPANLGQVTYKTSLLHLQPRQMTLVITELRDDFPTGPDPNFNPNIFSEDEEEHNQTHFGSGGRKLVETAPPIAPMSPRPNRFPSRPRRQTPSSLASASNGRPPLPHLGPLARAESYEDDTDGPDGEPSRTVANPPRQGISYSSLVSQCSRPSSASSSQSRVAISPLYCEGSVPTLQSPKNAVAPSDIIFDRPPAGQTTLMSYSSNTDYVNNVVQVKNAIMSSDHSRTNNQSHVNPVPLNLNLNLERIEAKANNSSSRDSSHSTGSGSKHGTPKKQNLKYIDEETPSTSATPVVPEPSTSGTSNCSSNPSGAIMKRTPTVISMTPVVASGIPESITRSCSVGYLDNMEIVPSDAVLTMMRKETPYKRLVLVDKKRQKKYRRNFDDMKKAKLRQGCKSKSLDSCDILQDSPNLNRDLINLFRQMPKVNELSENETEYSSSDQTDRMRPNAPTGSSSAASTKRRPSMKFPGVTGPILPISKTPILNRKEKPKSCSICKTISPTVNSTETVCVKCRKNGGTSNGVDKENNSIEDHQNHIYVDIISAKPPQAPPKAKRSILEQYISSVYSNNGELVLKDTSSGTSGTKTTNDKKNNNSNGDTNGSCSTPKSKIRKNFEIVTSFTDSPLFSRRHRSLNRTDSSKLQSESSTPVMARKSETSKSENGESRKSRRKDESPRRHRRNDSCPGPSIENNNGEGPSLQPVEITPVEQKASVSLHTQALTTLENIISRLRDLDEGRLTPPSSPSNSRLPRSSPASPAPSKKSKRHQSASPIRHILNSPLLNRRQRKKQHTESSDDENQLLTQTDDSSGGSGSNNNKQYRDLETFQKAQLRQKLKRGKIEPNGITSSFQPQAPVRREFVMHNKAPMWNENSQVYQLDFGGRVTQESAKNFQIEFRGKQVMQFGRIDGNAYTLDFQYPFSALQAFAVALANVTQRLK